One genomic window of Leptospira brenneri includes the following:
- a CDS encoding SDR family NAD(P)-dependent oxidoreductase, protein MKESKERIALVTGANRGIGKQVSIDLAKQGIYVLIGARNPSDAEETLAAVQAVGKGEILSLDVSKEQSINEALDIITGSFGKLDILVNNAGIFADPGSFFDTTSEDLHRTLLVNLYGPLRLIQIFLPMMIQNNFGRIVNVSSGMGQLSEMGGGYPAYRISKTAINSLTSLSSVEAVGKNIKINSVCPGWVKTDMGGESATRSVEKGAETIVWAATLPDSGPTGKFFRDKKEISW, encoded by the coding sequence ATGAAAGAATCCAAGGAACGCATTGCACTTGTCACAGGGGCCAACCGAGGGATTGGGAAACAAGTCTCCATTGATCTGGCAAAACAAGGGATTTATGTCCTCATTGGTGCCAGAAACCCAAGTGATGCGGAGGAAACCTTAGCAGCGGTCCAAGCCGTCGGTAAAGGGGAAATTCTATCACTCGATGTATCCAAGGAACAAAGTATCAACGAGGCTTTGGATATCATTACGGGGAGTTTTGGTAAATTAGACATTCTGGTCAATAATGCAGGGATCTTTGCCGATCCCGGGTCCTTCTTTGATACCACTAGTGAAGACCTCCATAGAACCCTTCTTGTCAATCTTTATGGACCACTCCGATTGATTCAGATATTTTTGCCGATGATGATCCAAAATAATTTCGGTCGTATTGTGAATGTTAGTTCCGGGATGGGGCAACTCTCCGAAATGGGTGGGGGTTATCCTGCGTATCGCATTTCGAAAACTGCAATCAATTCTCTCACCAGTCTATCCAGTGTGGAAGCCGTAGGTAAAAATATCAAAATCAATTCAGTATGCCCTGGTTGGGTCAAAACCGATATGGGTGGGGAAAGTGCCACAAGGTCAGTCGAAAAAGGAGCGGAAACCATTGTTTGGGCAGCCACTTTACCAGATAGTGGACCAACAGGAAAATTCTTTCGAGATAAAAAAGAGATTAGTTGGTAG
- a CDS encoding alpha/beta hydrolase has protein sequence MPRVFLSLQESKYPIKFSICMAKSCSLFHNLRQLSAVFLITVSLLLVSCSGRPKYEPKANLSYANFEVYFQEKLAESKRKNHRPGNEERYISFGKKTPLAFLYIHGYGASRAEGEEVMEKLAKKFKANTYLLRLPGHGTNKEDQRDQNFNNYLDASREALYMMQSQGDRVVVFGSSMGGLLATWLASEYPEEVDGLVLANPFYAPVDSSLNLFNYPGGLSFIHLLKGKVRASAHNNNPKVLPERNSYWYPEQYFAALAGVNDLRNYAAVPEVFRKVTSPALLLYYYKSDKEQDPTASVPKMLEGYTYFGLDKSPSPLNRKVAVENGMHVLMSKWVITDKAFIEAQTEKWLTELSKSK, from the coding sequence GTGCCAAGGGTTTTTCTCTCTTTACAAGAAAGCAAATACCCTATAAAATTTTCCATTTGTATGGCTAAATCGTGTTCTTTATTCCACAACCTCAGGCAGCTCTCCGCTGTCTTCCTCATCACCGTTTCTTTGCTCCTTGTTTCCTGCTCGGGACGTCCTAAGTACGAACCAAAAGCAAACTTGAGTTACGCGAACTTTGAAGTTTACTTCCAAGAGAAGTTAGCAGAAAGCAAAAGAAAGAACCATAGACCAGGAAATGAAGAACGTTATATCAGTTTTGGCAAAAAAACACCCTTAGCTTTTTTATATATCCATGGATATGGCGCTTCTCGTGCAGAAGGGGAAGAAGTGATGGAAAAATTGGCGAAGAAATTTAAAGCCAATACCTACTTACTTCGTTTGCCGGGTCACGGAACGAACAAAGAAGACCAAAGAGATCAGAATTTTAACAACTACTTAGATGCATCACGTGAAGCATTGTATATGATGCAGTCACAAGGAGACCGTGTGGTTGTGTTTGGAAGTTCGATGGGAGGACTCCTTGCCACTTGGCTTGCTTCCGAATACCCCGAAGAAGTGGATGGACTTGTTTTAGCGAATCCCTTTTATGCTCCTGTGGATAGTAGTTTGAATTTATTTAACTATCCTGGTGGACTTAGTTTCATTCATCTACTCAAAGGAAAAGTTAGAGCCTCAGCTCATAATAACAATCCCAAAGTTCTGCCTGAAAGAAATAGTTATTGGTATCCAGAACAATACTTTGCAGCCCTTGCCGGTGTGAATGATTTACGAAATTATGCAGCCGTCCCCGAAGTATTTCGAAAAGTAACTTCACCCGCATTACTTCTGTACTACTATAAATCGGATAAAGAACAAGACCCTACGGCCAGTGTCCCTAAAATGTTAGAGGGTTATACTTACTTTGGATTGGACAAATCACCAAGTCCACTCAACAGAAAAGTGGCAGTGGAAAATGGAATGCACGTTTTAATGTCCAAGTGGGTGATCACAGACAAAGCTTTTATTGAAGCACAAACGGAAAAATGGCTAACGGAACTATCTAAGTCTAAGTAA
- a CDS encoding acyl-CoA dehydrogenase family protein, producing the protein MYSQFTEQQLEIRDLVRNFVKKEIPHEVALHWDEKNQHPTELINKMRSELGINGLVIPEEYGGWGLGAIEQCLAIEELSRGCLGIALGFAYTGLGILPILKGATHEQKLKWLPEIADGKFGVSFCLSEPGAGSDVPGMTTRAEKKGDKWIINGAKQWITGASDAQAFTVFAYTDKNRGTRGVSCFYVPRNAKGLTVGKKEDKLGIRASSTHQVIFEDCEVGEDALVGKENLGFVYALQTLNASRPFVAVMGVGVAQAALDHAARYAREREQFGVKIGTFQAVQHMLADMSIKVETAREITYKAARLSDANDPNLPKYSAIAKAYASECAVQCATDAVQIFGGYGYTKEYPVEKLMRDSKILTIFEGTTQIQKNEIAAYVIKEAASKKD; encoded by the coding sequence ATGTATAGCCAATTCACAGAGCAACAACTTGAAATCAGAGATTTAGTTCGTAACTTCGTAAAAAAAGAAATCCCACATGAAGTAGCATTGCACTGGGATGAGAAAAACCAACACCCAACAGAACTCATCAATAAAATGCGTTCGGAACTCGGAATTAACGGTCTTGTCATTCCAGAAGAATACGGTGGATGGGGACTTGGTGCGATCGAGCAGTGTTTAGCCATCGAGGAACTTTCTCGTGGATGCCTAGGAATCGCTCTCGGATTTGCATACACTGGTCTTGGAATCCTTCCAATTCTAAAAGGTGCAACTCACGAACAAAAACTAAAATGGCTTCCTGAAATTGCGGACGGAAAGTTCGGAGTTTCTTTCTGTTTGTCTGAGCCAGGTGCTGGTTCTGACGTTCCTGGTATGACCACTCGCGCTGAGAAAAAAGGCGACAAATGGATCATCAACGGTGCAAAACAATGGATCACTGGTGCTTCTGACGCCCAAGCCTTTACTGTATTTGCTTATACTGATAAAAATCGCGGAACACGTGGAGTATCTTGTTTCTACGTTCCACGTAACGCAAAAGGTCTTACTGTTGGTAAAAAAGAAGACAAACTCGGAATCCGAGCTTCTTCCACTCACCAAGTAATCTTCGAAGATTGTGAAGTAGGTGAAGACGCACTCGTAGGAAAAGAAAACCTCGGTTTCGTTTACGCTCTTCAAACTTTGAATGCTTCTCGTCCGTTCGTAGCGGTTATGGGTGTGGGTGTGGCACAAGCAGCACTTGACCATGCAGCTCGTTACGCTCGTGAGAGAGAACAGTTCGGTGTTAAAATCGGAACTTTCCAAGCAGTGCAACACATGTTAGCTGATATGTCTATCAAAGTAGAAACTGCAAGAGAAATCACTTACAAAGCAGCTCGTCTTTCTGATGCAAACGATCCTAACCTTCCAAAATACTCTGCAATTGCAAAAGCATATGCTTCTGAATGTGCGGTTCAGTGTGCTACTGACGCAGTTCAAATTTTTGGTGGATACGGATATACAAAAGAGTATCCTGTTGAGAAGTTAATGAGAGATTCAAAAATCCTCACAATCTTCGAAGGAACTACTCAAATCCAAAAGAACGAAATTGCAGCTTACGTAATTAAAGAAGCAGCTTCTAAAAAAGACTAA
- a CDS encoding PAS domain S-box protein, with amino-acid sequence MKETENNNIIPPSTVKEEDKKYKLILRQMETLGRLGHWEVDFVSQTLHWSEGVFRILEMDASSMPVDLEKGFLSVHPEDRERAVKHMQDVLETGIDYNLECRLITTKGKVIFVHSVADVVRNEKNEPLQIVGIFQDITEQREAYQNLLQKELRLSSILQSEPECVKVVSPEGILVEMNPAGLQMIEADSADVALGQKVENLVHSADLKFYQSIHTNALQGIKSSTRFRIIGLKGTERWMESTAVPLTNQTGEITSVLSVTRDISDKVKNEEKLIRIKRNQEALINGTSDLIWSLDSQFHLIAANKAFLDVMGFLLGATAKEGDSVLILNQGEAFYEKWKGYYERGLSGESFKTYERFTSPITGKEEHREVFFNPIRNPEDHITGLACFSKDITDLMVKRMELASSERRYRALVENGVDVIAILTEKGQTKYVSPSITKVLGYSESELVDINIFDILHPDDITKKKARLEEVVSVPVGNSLSSYNFRVKHQNGTWRWMESTITNLMEDESIQGIVDNFHDVTERVVQVTAIQTQNEKLKAIAWTQAHVVRNPLAKIMGIVDLIQTGTLSLTEEKRSLDHLIESAKELDEVIQDIVLKSQRVIVP; translated from the coding sequence GTGAAGGAAACAGAAAATAACAATATAATTCCTCCTTCTACCGTAAAGGAAGAAGATAAAAAATACAAACTCATCCTTCGTCAGATGGAAACTCTGGGAAGACTCGGTCATTGGGAAGTTGATTTTGTTAGTCAAACCTTACATTGGTCAGAGGGCGTATTTCGCATTCTAGAAATGGATGCTTCTAGTATGCCAGTGGACTTAGAAAAAGGATTTTTATCTGTCCATCCAGAGGATCGTGAACGAGCCGTCAAACACATGCAAGATGTTTTAGAAACGGGAATCGATTACAATCTAGAATGTAGACTCATCACCACAAAAGGAAAAGTTATCTTTGTTCACTCGGTTGCCGATGTAGTCCGAAATGAAAAAAATGAACCCTTACAAATTGTAGGAATTTTTCAAGACATCACCGAACAAAGAGAAGCTTATCAAAATCTTTTACAAAAAGAATTACGACTGAGTTCCATCCTTCAGTCAGAACCCGAATGTGTGAAAGTGGTTTCTCCTGAAGGAATTCTGGTGGAAATGAATCCCGCGGGTTTGCAAATGATAGAAGCTGACTCTGCGGATGTTGCATTGGGGCAAAAAGTGGAAAACTTAGTGCATTCAGCAGATTTGAAATTTTATCAATCGATACATACAAATGCTCTACAAGGAATCAAATCGAGTACACGTTTTCGAATCATTGGTTTGAAAGGTACTGAGAGGTGGATGGAAAGTACTGCTGTCCCTCTCACAAACCAAACAGGAGAGATCACCTCAGTACTCAGTGTCACTCGTGATATCTCAGACAAAGTCAAAAACGAAGAGAAACTCATTCGTATCAAAAGAAACCAAGAAGCACTCATCAATGGAACTTCTGATTTGATTTGGTCTTTAGATTCTCAGTTTCATTTAATTGCTGCAAACAAAGCATTTTTAGATGTGATGGGATTTTTACTGGGAGCCACTGCCAAAGAAGGAGACTCCGTTCTCATCCTAAACCAAGGAGAAGCTTTCTATGAAAAGTGGAAAGGTTACTATGAAAGAGGACTTTCGGGTGAATCCTTTAAAACCTATGAAAGGTTTACAAGTCCTATCACTGGAAAAGAAGAACATCGCGAAGTATTTTTTAATCCAATCCGAAATCCAGAAGACCATATCACTGGCCTTGCTTGTTTTTCGAAAGACATTACTGATCTAATGGTCAAACGTATGGAACTTGCATCGAGCGAAAGGCGATACCGGGCTCTTGTCGAAAATGGAGTGGATGTCATCGCAATTCTGACGGAAAAAGGCCAGACAAAATATGTTTCTCCTTCTATTACTAAGGTTTTAGGATATTCAGAATCAGAATTGGTGGACATAAATATATTTGATATCCTTCATCCCGATGATATCACTAAAAAGAAAGCAAGGTTAGAGGAGGTTGTTTCCGTTCCGGTAGGAAATTCGCTTTCTAGTTATAACTTTAGAGTCAAACACCAGAATGGTACTTGGCGCTGGATGGAATCTACCATCACCAATCTAATGGAAGATGAAAGCATTCAGGGAATCGTAGATAACTTTCATGATGTGACCGAACGAGTTGTCCAGGTTACAGCCATCCAAACACAGAACGAAAAGCTCAAAGCCATAGCCTGGACCCAGGCCCACGTCGTCCGTAACCCATTGGCAAAGATTATGGGGATTGTGGACCTAATCCAAACAGGCACTTTGTCCCTTACAGAAGAGAAAAGAAGCCTAGACCATCTCATTGAATCAGCAAAAGAATTGGATGAAGTCATCCAAGACATTGTCCTAAAATCCCAAAGGGTCATCGTACCATGA
- a CDS encoding DUF6962 family protein has translation MVLSTFLSDLVLSLVSLAMAYRFVGKSSIPSRSALYGFAIIGISAGLGSIHFLGINTLDTIYRFFVGLSGCVGVPLLGLAFFHFTFRSLSEKTFFLFIAVAFLLYLTFSYLYPLGIYSTVVGGIAMFIILISSLVRFPRKSNAAVMGIIGSILFIVAGLVIGTKGSTGSILNVDIFHILLAIANYCIAEGIKKLS, from the coding sequence ATGGTTTTATCAACTTTTCTTTCGGACTTAGTCCTTTCCTTAGTTTCCCTGGCGATGGCTTATCGGTTCGTCGGGAAGTCATCCATTCCCTCTCGTTCGGCCTTGTATGGATTTGCCATTATCGGTATCTCTGCAGGTCTTGGTTCGATTCACTTTCTTGGCATCAATACCTTAGATACAATCTATCGTTTTTTTGTAGGACTTTCTGGATGTGTGGGTGTTCCTCTTTTAGGATTGGCATTTTTTCATTTTACGTTTCGATCGTTATCGGAAAAAACATTTTTTCTATTCATAGCAGTCGCATTCCTCCTCTACTTAACCTTTTCTTATTTGTATCCATTGGGTATTTATTCGACAGTTGTTGGTGGAATCGCAATGTTTATCATTCTGATAAGTTCACTCGTACGTTTTCCTAGAAAATCAAATGCAGCAGTGATGGGTATCATTGGTTCTATATTGTTTATTGTTGCAGGTCTTGTGATTGGTACTAAGGGCTCAACCGGATCTATCTTGAATGTTGATATTTTTCATATCCTACTTGCGATAGCAAATTACTGTATTGCTGAAGGTATCAAAAAATTAAGCTAG
- a CDS encoding sensor domain-containing diguanylate cyclase, with the protein MENFSDSTLEKILKLQTELTKAKPDVPQLLELITLRAKEITNSDGAVFELVEGDDLVYRAASGTGEKQIGLRIPMKGSFSGLSLQSKETLYCLDSEVDDRVNREACRRVGLRSMIVLPLYFDSDVLGVLKVHSTEVDFYSSNEIYVLNMLSGTMAAILHNAYRWAEKEKNLQSMIYLASHDSLTGVYNRSAFYDYLRRGLLRIQNDSSRLTIAVFDLDGLKKINDTYGHAAGDYFLSRFASRFSHLLQHQDIFARLGGDEFGLIMIHRESKESTLAHVGNLAKMAEGEIQFDTAKLEIKTSLGVSFYPEDGAEPETLVSIADDRMYENKRIRKNG; encoded by the coding sequence ATGGAAAACTTCTCTGATTCAACATTAGAAAAAATACTAAAGCTACAAACAGAATTAACAAAAGCAAAACCGGACGTTCCGCAGCTTTTGGAACTCATCACTCTTCGGGCTAAAGAAATCACTAACAGTGATGGAGCTGTTTTTGAACTTGTAGAAGGTGATGATTTAGTTTACCGTGCGGCCAGTGGGACGGGAGAAAAACAGATTGGGTTAAGAATTCCAATGAAAGGAAGTTTTTCAGGACTAAGCCTTCAGTCCAAAGAAACTTTATATTGTTTGGATTCCGAAGTTGATGACCGAGTCAATCGAGAAGCATGTCGTCGTGTCGGCCTTCGGTCTATGATTGTATTACCTTTATACTTTGATTCCGACGTTCTAGGTGTATTAAAAGTACATAGCACGGAAGTTGATTTTTATTCGTCTAACGAAATTTATGTGCTAAATATGTTGTCTGGGACAATGGCTGCCATTTTACATAATGCATATCGTTGGGCAGAAAAAGAAAAAAACCTCCAATCTATGATTTATTTAGCAAGTCATGATTCTCTTACGGGAGTTTACAATCGTTCGGCTTTCTATGATTACTTAAGAAGGGGACTACTTCGGATCCAAAATGATTCTTCTCGTCTGACCATTGCCGTCTTTGATTTGGACGGATTAAAAAAAATTAACGATACTTATGGACATGCGGCTGGAGATTATTTTTTATCTCGGTTTGCCAGTCGGTTTTCTCATTTGTTGCAACACCAGGATATTTTTGCTAGACTCGGTGGTGACGAGTTTGGACTCATTATGATCCACCGTGAATCAAAGGAATCTACCCTTGCTCATGTTGGCAATTTGGCTAAAATGGCTGAAGGAGAAATTCAATTTGATACCGCCAAATTAGAGATCAAAACCAGTTTGGGAGTTTCTTTTTATCCAGAAGATGGAGCTGAGCCAGAGACCTTAGTTTCTATCGCAGACGACCGTATGTATGAAAACAAAAGGATTCGAAAAAACGGATAA
- a CDS encoding DUF6428 family protein, translating into MKTQTWKDFKTNLDLYPELQLEFEYGKNQTIFPNYHITEFKLANIQSVDCGGKSDSWFDIILQVLEPKTKENTKFMTLGKVNSILKKVSTSMLIPDDARLRIEFGNDNIAMRQYFVSEMQPKNHAFRIQLADGKTECKANESCGLLKDLVSFPKLEKQNSSCCSSKKTATEKEEEPAGCC; encoded by the coding sequence ATGAAAACACAAACTTGGAAGGATTTTAAAACCAATTTGGATTTATATCCAGAACTTCAATTGGAATTTGAATATGGAAAAAACCAAACTATATTTCCGAACTATCATATCACCGAATTCAAACTAGCAAACATCCAATCTGTGGATTGTGGTGGAAAATCGGATTCTTGGTTTGATATTATTTTACAAGTGTTAGAACCAAAAACAAAAGAAAATACAAAGTTTATGACACTTGGAAAAGTAAACTCTATTCTTAAAAAAGTATCAACTTCAATGTTGATTCCTGATGATGCCAGATTAAGAATTGAATTTGGAAACGATAACATCGCAATGCGACAGTATTTTGTATCCGAGATGCAACCTAAGAATCATGCTTTTCGAATCCAATTAGCAGATGGGAAAACAGAATGTAAGGCAAACGAAAGTTGCGGTCTACTAAAAGATTTAGTTTCTTTTCCCAAACTGGAAAAACAAAACTCATCTTGTTGTTCATCTAAAAAAACAGCAACGGAAAAGGAAGAAGAACCAGCAGGATGTTGTTAG
- a CDS encoding arsenate reductase ArsC, with protein MSDPKNILILCTGNSCRSQIAEGWMRFYAKEKANVYSAGIETHGVNPKAIATMKEAGIDISNHTSNHIGEYKDIEFDFLITVCDHAKENCPYFPSNAKRFHHNFSDPSKKIGSEEEIKTAFTNTREEIREYSETFVKNEL; from the coding sequence GTGAGTGATCCAAAAAATATTTTAATCCTTTGTACGGGAAATAGTTGCCGAAGCCAAATTGCAGAAGGTTGGATGCGTTTCTATGCAAAAGAAAAAGCAAATGTGTACAGCGCAGGAATCGAAACTCACGGCGTGAATCCCAAGGCCATCGCGACGATGAAAGAAGCCGGGATTGATATTTCCAACCACACTTCCAATCACATAGGTGAATACAAAGACATCGAGTTTGATTTCCTAATCACCGTTTGTGATCACGCCAAAGAAAACTGCCCGTATTTTCCATCCAATGCAAAACGTTTCCATCATAACTTTTCTGATCCTTCTAAAAAGATAGGTTCAGAAGAAGAGATCAAAACTGCCTTTACAAACACGAGAGAAGAAATACGGGAATATAGTGAAACCTTTGTAAAGAATGAATTATAG
- a CDS encoding ArsR/SmtB family transcription factor gives MAQNKKTEFPKTAQRISSFTKLLSHPARLAILEVLAKRQSCICGEIVEILPLAQSTVSQHLKELKEGGLVKGDVEGTSSCYCIHWENFSKAFDEFSKYIEFITTFKNNKDVNCCE, from the coding sequence ATGGCTCAAAATAAAAAAACAGAATTCCCGAAAACCGCCCAAAGGATTTCCTCTTTTACCAAACTTCTCTCCCATCCTGCAAGGTTGGCCATCTTAGAAGTTCTGGCTAAACGACAATCCTGTATTTGTGGCGAGATTGTAGAGATTTTACCTCTGGCCCAATCAACGGTTTCCCAACATTTAAAAGAACTGAAAGAAGGGGGACTTGTCAAAGGTGATGTAGAAGGAACCTCTTCTTGTTATTGCATCCATTGGGAAAACTTCTCTAAAGCCTTTGACGAGTTTTCAAAATACATCGAATTCATAACAACATTCAAAAATAACAAGGACGTAAACTGTTGTGAGTGA
- a CDS encoding NAD-dependent epimerase/dehydratase family protein, translating to MTKTILITGGSGVLGKELLKELIEDYKMIAIGKNYVNFPDSIRFHKNFKFYERDLSQINHPEEFLIPESIDLILHLAAVVSGAKVTEEVYHQVNVNSTKLLVEFAKKNNIPHFGFVSSVSVYGSKEIQLNLNSERMGKTIYAKTKALAENYVINAERPYSIFRMASIYGKGTKSFISKLRSLSNQRVYPYISSTREKSVLHIADAINALVTWAKQTLAGKPPKPIYVFSHPEFVTVNQVIRTFQELGIAKKILFPVPVGGFWAKIVELIFQFLALVRRKPFHGSPLQPLLESVAIYDSKSWENLGIFPERDLRKGLTDYQ from the coding sequence ATGACAAAAACAATTCTCATCACCGGAGGGAGTGGTGTTCTTGGAAAAGAACTATTAAAAGAACTAATTGAAGATTATAAAATGATTGCGATCGGAAAAAATTATGTAAATTTTCCTGATTCAATTCGGTTTCATAAGAACTTTAAATTTTACGAAAGAGATCTTTCACAAATCAATCATCCCGAAGAGTTTTTAATTCCAGAGTCCATTGATTTAATCCTTCATCTTGCTGCCGTTGTTTCAGGTGCAAAAGTAACAGAAGAAGTTTACCACCAGGTCAATGTTAACTCCACGAAACTACTTGTGGAATTTGCAAAAAAAAATAACATTCCTCATTTTGGATTTGTGAGTTCTGTTTCTGTTTATGGATCCAAAGAAATTCAGTTGAATCTTAATAGCGAAAGAATGGGAAAAACCATTTATGCAAAAACCAAGGCGCTTGCCGAGAACTATGTGATCAATGCGGAGAGACCTTATTCTATATTTCGGATGGCAAGTATCTATGGGAAGGGGACCAAAAGTTTTATTTCAAAACTGAGGTCCCTCTCGAATCAAAGAGTGTATCCCTACATTTCCTCTACACGGGAAAAGTCTGTTTTACATATAGCCGATGCCATAAACGCATTAGTTACCTGGGCCAAACAAACATTAGCTGGCAAACCACCAAAGCCAATTTATGTTTTTTCCCACCCTGAATTTGTGACCGTAAACCAAGTGATTCGAACCTTCCAAGAACTGGGAATTGCCAAAAAAATTCTCTTCCCCGTTCCCGTAGGTGGTTTCTGGGCAAAAATCGTAGAACTGATCTTCCAATTTTTGGCTTTGGTCAGAAGAAAACCCTTTCATGGATCTCCTCTCCAACCCTTATTAGAATCTGTGGCGATTTATGATTCTAAGTCTTGGGAAAATTTGGGAATTTTTCCAGAACGAGATTTACGAAAAGGACTCACTGACTATCAATAA
- a CDS encoding DUF445 domain-containing protein: MIPFTYGFVGWVTNWLALKMTFYPLQFVGIPPYLGWQGIIPRKAHKMASKSVDVITERLLNIKEVFLKVDPKKAESVFLPVLEPSIRYTIIEFSNSLDPKLWEMIPEFVREEIYHKVKRESGVTIRKVIRKLQKDIDTLFDVKALVLKKLSGKNVGLVVELFQEVGAPEFRFIERSGFYFGFLLGLVQMIFMIYFPLAWTLPIQGVIVGYLTNYLALEMIFRPLLPKKFLGIFTYQGLFLKRQTEVSRLYAKLVSEKILTPENILSELIFGKASKDIIDIIRKEVIHHVDTVTFLAKPALYATGKIEEFESAKERIARAMADNAVEKSFHLEEYLGTALEIESMMGDRMAALPPKEFESILRSAFQEDELLLILVGAALGAVVGWFQMVFLV, from the coding sequence ATGATTCCCTTTACTTACGGATTTGTGGGTTGGGTAACGAATTGGCTTGCCCTGAAAATGACCTTCTACCCCCTTCAGTTCGTCGGAATCCCTCCCTATTTGGGCTGGCAAGGTATCATCCCTAGAAAAGCTCATAAAATGGCCAGTAAATCCGTAGATGTGATCACGGAACGCCTTCTGAATATCAAAGAAGTTTTTTTAAAAGTAGATCCCAAAAAAGCAGAGTCGGTATTTTTACCCGTTTTGGAACCTAGCATTCGCTATACGATCATAGAATTTTCCAATAGTTTGGATCCTAAACTTTGGGAGATGATTCCTGAATTTGTCCGAGAAGAAATCTATCATAAAGTCAAAAGGGAAAGCGGAGTCACAATCCGAAAGGTCATTAGAAAACTCCAAAAAGACATCGATACTCTTTTTGATGTAAAGGCCTTAGTTTTAAAAAAATTATCCGGAAAGAATGTTGGTCTTGTTGTTGAACTTTTCCAAGAAGTCGGGGCACCAGAATTTCGATTCATTGAACGTTCTGGTTTTTATTTTGGATTTCTTTTGGGTCTTGTCCAAATGATTTTTATGATTTATTTTCCTTTGGCTTGGACTCTACCCATCCAAGGAGTGATTGTAGGCTACCTCACAAACTATCTAGCACTTGAGATGATCTTTCGTCCCCTACTTCCTAAAAAATTTTTAGGAATATTTACTTACCAAGGATTGTTTTTAAAAAGACAAACGGAAGTTTCTAGACTTTATGCAAAGTTAGTGAGTGAAAAAATCCTAACACCTGAAAATATTTTATCGGAACTCATCTTTGGAAAGGCTTCCAAAGATATCATCGATATCATTCGCAAAGAAGTGATCCATCACGTGGATACAGTTACGTTTCTAGCGAAACCAGCACTTTATGCGACGGGAAAAATAGAAGAGTTTGAATCTGCAAAAGAAAGGATCGCTCGCGCTATGGCCGACAATGCTGTAGAAAAGTCCTTTCACTTAGAAGAATATTTGGGTACGGCTTTAGAAATAGAATCAATGATGGGAGACCGAATGGCGGCTCTTCCTCCCAAGGAATTTGAGTCGATCTTAAGATCAGCCTTCCAAGAAGATGAATTGTTATTAATTTTAGTAGGAGCTGCACTCGGTGCAGTTGTGGGTTGGTTTCAAATGGTATTTCTCGTATGA